The Ziziphus jujuba cultivar Dongzao chromosome 7, ASM3175591v1 genome includes a region encoding these proteins:
- the LOC107424033 gene encoding uncharacterized protein LOC107424033 has translation MKKLTRKWRKSQEEDSFLPTRGDDPTLDDYRPLDIREQEELIRSFETSQAQQSRLWRGVFAALLLCFAGFLVYSIFQQLSSPWELRYHAYFMEDLDSWVIISADWVAVVACSLAIIGLFHGDSKDRRQWIWYSCFFGMVLVVFWLYFMSRLPRFRWDVIWLPFGPLCGAGLSLYVDHLLSESSEEIRKLRSYMYAHKAH, from the exons ATGAAGAAGCTGACTAGAAAATGGAGAAAATCTCAGGAAGAAGATTCCTTTCTCCCAACTCGAGGAGACGATCCCACTCTCGACGATTACCGCCCTCTGGATATTCGTG AACAAGAGGAATTGATTCGTTCGTTTGAAACgagtcaagctcaacaaagTCGTTTATGGAGG GGCGTGTTCGCAGCACTTCTCCTTTGTTTTGCTGGTTTTCTTGTATATTCCATCTTTCAGCAGCTTTCATCTCCTTGGGAACTG CGTTATCATGCCTACTTTATGGAGGATTTGGACTCATGGGTGATTATATCTGCAG ATTGGGTAGCTGTTGTAGCGTGTTCTTTGGCTATCATAGGGCTGTTTCATGGTGATTCAAAGGACCGAAGGCAATGGATCTGGTACTCGTGCTTTTTTGGCATGGTACTTGTGGTTTTCTGGTTATATTTCATGTCAAG ACTGCCAAGATTTCGATGGGATGTAATCTGGCTTCCATTTGGACCCCTTTG CGGAGCTGGACTCTCTTTGTATGTGGATCACCTACTGTCCGAGTCATCGGAAGAAATAAGAAAACTTAGAAGCTATATGTACGCTCACAAAGCCCACTAA
- the LOC107424034 gene encoding large ribosomal subunit protein eL31, with the protein MVEKSKGRKEEVVTREYTINLHKRLHGCTFKKKAPNAIKEIRKFAQKAMGTNDVRVDVKLNKQVWSRGIRSVPRRIRVRIARKRNDDEDAKEELYSLVTVAEIPAEGLKGLGTKIIDEDD; encoded by the exons ATGGTGGAGAAGAGCAAGGGTAGAAAGGAAGAGGTGGTTACCAGAGAGTATACCATCAACCTCCACAAGCGCTTGCATGGCTG CACATTCAAGAAGAAGGCTCCCAATGCCATTAAAGAGATCCGGAAGTTTGCCCAGAAGGCCATGGGAACAAATGATGTAAGGGTGGATGTCAAGTTGAACAAACAAGTTTGGAGCAGGGGGATCCGGAGTGTTCCAAGAAGGATTCGGGTGCGTATTGCTCGCAAGAGGAACGATGATGAAGATGCAAAGGAAGAGCTTTACTCTCTTGTTACCGTTGCAGAGATCCCAGCAGAAGGACTGAAGGGGTTGGGCACCAAGATCATTGACGAGGATGATTAA